Proteins encoded in a region of the Raphanus sativus cultivar WK10039 chromosome 8, ASM80110v3, whole genome shotgun sequence genome:
- the LOC108836551 gene encoding uncharacterized protein LOC108836551 isoform X1 — MGLIGEKIDSIKSIQIRQLLTQAISLGMIVTSALIIWKALMCVTGSESPVVVVLSESMEPGFKRGDILFLYMSKDPIRAGEIVVFNIVGRDIPIVHRVIKVHERENTGEVDVLTKGCGFIDLKSVYVVYHIVIIQCPFTFSFLLFSGDKNLDDDRLLYAKGQLWLHRHHIMGRAVGFLPYVGWVTIIMTEKPIIKYILIGALGLLVIKSKD; from the exons ATGGGATTAATAGGAGAAAAAATAGACTCAATCAAATCTATTCAGATTCGGCAGCTTCTCACTCAGGCCATCAGCCTTG GGATGATAGTCACGTCTGCTTTGATCATATGGAAAGCTTTGATGTGTGTCACTGGGAGTGAATCCCCTGTGGTGGTTGTTCTCTCAGAAAGCATGGAACCTGGTTTTAAGAGG GGGGATATTTTGTTCTTGTACATGAGTAAGGACCCCATTCGAGCTGGCGAAATTGTTGTTTTCAATATTGTT GGTCGTGATATTCCAATTGTCCATCGTGTCATTAAG GTTCACGAAAGGGAAAATACTGGAGAAGTCGATGTTTTGACAAAAGGTTGTGGTTTTATTGATCTGAAGTCAGTGTATGTTGTTTATCATATTGTTATTATTCAATGCCCATTTACATTTTCATTTCTATTGTTTTCAGGTGACAAAAACCTCGACGATGATAGACTTCTCTATGCTAAAGGTCAGCTTTGGCTTCATCGACATCATATAATGGGTCGTGCTGTTGG CTTCTTGCCTTATGTTGGATGGGTGACGATAATCATGACAGAAAAGCCTATCATCAAG TATATTCTCATAGGTGCATTGGGTTTACTTGTTATAAAGTCCAAGGATTGA
- the LOC108836551 gene encoding uncharacterized protein LOC108836551 isoform X3 gives MGLIGEKIDSIKSIQIRQLLTQAISLGMIVTSALIIWKALMCVTGSESPVVVVLSESMEPGFKRDPIRAGEIVVFNIVGRDIPIVHRVIKVHERENTGEVDVLTKGDKNLDDDRLLYAKGQLWLHRHHIMGRAVGFLPYVGWVTIIMTEKPIIKYILIGALGLLVIKSKD, from the exons ATGGGATTAATAGGAGAAAAAATAGACTCAATCAAATCTATTCAGATTCGGCAGCTTCTCACTCAGGCCATCAGCCTTG GGATGATAGTCACGTCTGCTTTGATCATATGGAAAGCTTTGATGTGTGTCACTGGGAGTGAATCCCCTGTGGTGGTTGTTCTCTCAGAAAGCATGGAACCTGGTTTTAAGAGG GACCCCATTCGAGCTGGCGAAATTGTTGTTTTCAATATTGTT GGTCGTGATATTCCAATTGTCCATCGTGTCATTAAG GTTCACGAAAGGGAAAATACTGGAGAAGTCGATGTTTTGACAAAAG GTGACAAAAACCTCGACGATGATAGACTTCTCTATGCTAAAGGTCAGCTTTGGCTTCATCGACATCATATAATGGGTCGTGCTGTTGG CTTCTTGCCTTATGTTGGATGGGTGACGATAATCATGACAGAAAAGCCTATCATCAAG TATATTCTCATAGGTGCATTGGGTTTACTTGTTATAAAGTCCAAGGATTGA
- the LOC108836551 gene encoding uncharacterized protein LOC108836551 isoform X2 produces the protein MGLIGEKIDSIKSIQIRQLLTQAISLGMIVTSALIIWKALMCVTGSESPVVVVLSESMEPGFKRGDILFLYMSKDPIRAGEIVVFNIVGRDIPIVHRVIKVHERENTGEVDVLTKGDKNLDDDRLLYAKGQLWLHRHHIMGRAVGFLPYVGWVTIIMTEKPIIKYILIGALGLLVIKSKD, from the exons ATGGGATTAATAGGAGAAAAAATAGACTCAATCAAATCTATTCAGATTCGGCAGCTTCTCACTCAGGCCATCAGCCTTG GGATGATAGTCACGTCTGCTTTGATCATATGGAAAGCTTTGATGTGTGTCACTGGGAGTGAATCCCCTGTGGTGGTTGTTCTCTCAGAAAGCATGGAACCTGGTTTTAAGAGG GGGGATATTTTGTTCTTGTACATGAGTAAGGACCCCATTCGAGCTGGCGAAATTGTTGTTTTCAATATTGTT GGTCGTGATATTCCAATTGTCCATCGTGTCATTAAG GTTCACGAAAGGGAAAATACTGGAGAAGTCGATGTTTTGACAAAAG GTGACAAAAACCTCGACGATGATAGACTTCTCTATGCTAAAGGTCAGCTTTGGCTTCATCGACATCATATAATGGGTCGTGCTGTTGG CTTCTTGCCTTATGTTGGATGGGTGACGATAATCATGACAGAAAAGCCTATCATCAAG TATATTCTCATAGGTGCATTGGGTTTACTTGTTATAAAGTCCAAGGATTGA